DNA sequence from the Burkholderiales bacterium genome:
AACGGCACCATCGCGAAGCCGAAGCCGAACATCACGCACGTGACCACCGCGAGCTTGGTCAGCATGGTGCGGTTGCCGCGCTTGCGATCGTCCGTTTCGGGGTTCATCGCATCCACCAGAATCTGGCCACGATGCCGACGAAGAAGGCGAGCGCGATGGACAGCAGGATCAGCGCCGTCCGCGTCTTTCTGTTCATCGCGCGCTCCATCGACAGGCTACG
Encoded proteins:
- a CDS encoding cytochrome oxidase small assembly protein, which codes for MNRKTRTALILLSIALAFFVGIVARFWWMR